The following are encoded in a window of Dioscorea cayenensis subsp. rotundata cultivar TDr96_F1 unplaced genomic scaffold, TDr96_F1_v2_PseudoChromosome.rev07_lg8_w22 25.fasta BLBR01002041.1, whole genome shotgun sequence genomic DNA:
- the LOC120257360 gene encoding rac-like GTP-binding protein 2 gives MVLEVLPMLFRRSGGGAADTSCRRLLRVLWMPEFRRFAPNVPIVMVGTKLDPRDDRGYLADHLGTIAITPAQGEELRKQIGASAYIECSSKTQQNVKAVFDTAIKVVLQPP, from the exons ATGGTCCTGGAAGTTCTTCCCATGCTTTTCCGGAGAAGTGGAGGTGGAGCTGCAGACACCTCGTGCCGGAGGTTATTGAGAGTCTTG TGGATGCCAGAATTCCGTCGCTTTGCTCCCAATGTTCCAATTGTTATGGTGGGAACCAAACTAG ACCCTCGTGACGACAGAGGATATCTTGCTGATCACTTAGGTACTATTGCAATAACACCTGCACAA GGAGAGGAACTTAGGAAGCAAATTGGTGCTTCAGCATACATTGAATGCAGCTCCAAGACTCAGCAG AATGTCAAAGCTGTTTTTGATACTGCAATTAAGGTGGTTCTGCAACCTCCTTGA